The Mytilus galloprovincialis chromosome 3, xbMytGall1.hap1.1, whole genome shotgun sequence genomic interval ACATAAGTGTTGTATCGTTtcacaataaaacatataaaaaaagaggcagaagataccaaagagacattgaAAACTCATAATTAGCCATGAAAAGAGAAAGAACGTAGTTTAGTCGTTTTGACTCCACGTGTAATACCAGGCTCGATGCTCATGCAAGTTAAACATTTATTCAATTCAGGTTAAACAGCTCATGAAACCGTCTGTAAATTTGTTGACATGATGAATTCAACCTCATCATTTAGCACTCTAAGTAACATAGCTTCATTATAAGCAGAAATGCTTTTTCAGGAGAATCAATCATGAAATGTTTTCAGCCAACGATATATTGTATCACCTgtaaaagatatattaaaaatgTCATGTAAATTATAGTTGCAAAttagaaaaataatgttttttaaaaaatatatatcatgtttataaacaGTAAATGACCGACGACATGAGCCAAGTTCAACCAATCATTATATAGGTATGGAGAGGTAACGAAAAATTATAACATCCCCCTATATATGGACAAATGTGGATAGACGACATTACATGTACTCCGAATGCCAACGATTTACAGGATTGCATATTTGAATTGGAAAGTGGGACAATAATGTATCTAGGTACTGTTGGAGTAGTGTAGGAGAGAACCCAGTGAAGGttattattgatttgtttctacttttaatttattttaggaGTTTTCTTATCGTTtattagagatttccaataaaatgactttaCTCGACATAACTCAGCGTATTTCGTCCTACTGCATTGAAGAGTGACGGAGGGGAGCATACACTGCATGCATGTTTTGCTATTTGAACACGCATTGTTGCTGGAATATGCCTTCACTAAAATTCAACcacaactggtttttttttactctttaaatattttgtcattaaactttGAATGACTTTATTGACATAAATACTATAATAGAAAAAGTAAATTAGCAACTTGTAATCAAACACACCCACCATTTTgtcatttcacttgacccatatctTAGTTCTTCTcacattatgaattttaaaaactaccGAGACGACATTTAgcatacaaatattaaaataacaaattccGAAGCGAGAAGGTtgcctttttattgtttttaaaagatttaacgTTTAGCACACccgaatgtaaaaggtgtactcgacttttaaaacaaaataatatttttctataatttaattgaagttaatttgATGTGGCCAGAAATTCATATCAATTATCTATTTTTCAAAAGTACTTTTTCGTCTTTACCTTTACCAAATTATGGGGCGAGGTTTTTGTTTAAGTATACCTAAACTCATTTTCATTGTCAAAACCATGTAAGACAACTCCTATGAATCGTATGATAGGTACAGATACGTACATATACGTGGTCTTATGACAGTGAAGTTTAGGCGGGAATCTCAATAATCACGTGATATATACAAATCATGATTTCTTTCGTTTTTCATCatcttagaaatattttatattgataaaatttattatgaaTGGGTGTCATAGTTAAGGAATACTTAGTTAAAACTTGAGTAAcgcatttaacaaaataaatggtTAGCAACAACCGGTCCCCTTACGTGCGTTCGTCGAGTTAGGTacgtatgtcattttattggaaatctctaatagaacttttttttctttgtatcaatttttttattcagTTGTTGATGTACCTATTAACGTCAAAGGGTTCTATCTAGAGATACCATTCATATAATATCTTTGTTCATTTATTCATGTAATTTGAATTTTCCTATTCTattcttattatatatatttattttctatgtaTAAGTAGTCATtgcgaaatataaaaaaaactttttaaaacaatataaacaaaaaagaaggtCGTACTGtgaccattagttgttaatatctgtgttatttggtctcttgtggaaagctATCACCTTTATAATCATACCTCATTTTCTTTTAAGAggatatatatctatatatatataacgttgtagaaaacaaaacaaatctgaAATCAATACAAAGCCAcacaaataatttatttacaaacaaCAGAAAAAGACATTAGACACTTTGTTTACCTCTTTTGTAGCGAAAACAGACCAAACTGTCGTACACTGATACAAAAGATAGAAGTGTTATACATGATATCCGTCAATGAGAATTAAACCAAAATGCCAAAAATATAAATCTACAGGAAAAGCTACAAATTGCGTATTCTTAGTCTAAGCTACATGATTTGTAGCAGATGTTATTGGCTTTGCATTACCATTAAGTAACCACGAATACTGACAGTTCTGTGCTGAGTGTCGTTCTTGTTTTTTGTAAGAgtttctatttgttttttatcaatttaatatgtGAATTTCTATTCAACTAATATTCTTACGGATTTTTGCaagtattttacaaattgtgacgtGTTTTCGCAAATGGTTTATAAGCGGTATACGGTACTCACGGATATTTTCGACTTTTTCCGTAAACAATTGCAATGACATATTTTAcgcaaacttttgtatctggccgtccctagtaagtcttgtgtggacaaaatgaaCTTCTGGCGCATTAAAATTTTAAACgcgttgccttttgttggctattattcgagtgtttctttgtcaattgtgttctcctatttatttatattgtagtcctgtaattttatgttgtcattttaatgttatatttcacatggccataaaagagggaggtttggcatgccacaaaaacagattcaacccaccattttttccgtaaaaatgtccagtaccaagtcaggaatatggccattgttatagtttttgtgtgtgctacattttaacgttgtatttccgttgtgttgtttgttttctcctatttttgagtgagAATTcccattactataagacgtgtcacggtacctatctatcccaaattcatgtgtttggtttgattttatgttttatatttgttattctcataggactTTGTCTAGTGCTTAATCCGTTTCTGGGTGTGTTACTTTTTAATGTTGTTTCGATGttcccctcttatatttaatgcgtttccctcagttttagtttataaccccgattttgttttttgtccatggatttatgagttttgaacatcggcatactactgttgcctttatttataattacatattttgCAAAATGTTGCGTGTCATATTTAAATTCCTGCGAGTTTCTATAGATGTTCGTGATCAACAACGAGTTGGCGATCCGTAAGAACTCGTTAGAAAAATAAAGAGGGTACAATGCTTAGCCAATCGGTATGTAAAATTATTGCAGGGATGACTTAAAATCATCCAGTTTTGTAGCTTCTTTGTAAGTAGCAAATCTCTATCTCTGAAGCAGCCAACCATAAATGATGTATGAGcagtttattaatatttttgcaggATCAATGCTCAGCTGAAATTTGCAAGAGTGGATCATTTCAAGCTTCACCGTATGAACGACGCAAAAAAAgtgttcaaaaaaaaaatttattttaatcctAAATAAAATTGCtatattgtttattaattttaatatataagaCTTAAGAATTATAAGTGTCGAAGGTTTGTTGTATGTGTGTGTGTCTTATATAATCGTCATTTCATAATGAGCACCTGCATCacttattttgaaaaagaaagtCGTAATGTATTAAAGGAACAGTTAAATTCGTACGttttaaataaactgacaactatagcaaattaaaataaatccacatattatgaacgaaaaacagtatttataacaaaaaaactaaggTTAAGCAACAGACACCAACTAAAAAACGGGATGATCTCTGGAAGTGATAGTAGATTAGGAGTACAATGCAATAAGTTTTGAAAGTTGCAGAGAATAGAACTTCGTAAGAACTTGTCGAACTATCAACGGTATTTGAATCAATGGCAAAAGTGCATTTATAGAGTCATCACGGAGAGTATGTGATGCATAATGAAAAAAAGGTTTTGTCGACTTCGACGTGTTGATAAAggtcaaaagaaaaatatatatcgaACCTATACCGAAACCCCTTTGGTCGACATGGCatgttattttcgatttatgagtttgaccgtccctttggtatcttatACCCATCTTTTACGACAGTGACATGCactttcattaaataaaaatgacaggataaaaaaaaacctgaaaaaaaaGAGACATCATGTACCCCACGAAAAACCTGGTGAATTTCATATGTTCTGCAAGGATGAGCAAATTCTGCTCGCGCGTGTTATCCATCAAGTTGCACGTGAAGGTCCACACAGGAGCTCTTAAAtgactaatgagtcttatgttgacgaaacgcgggACTGGcgtattaattttatttaaatttataatccgggtacctttgataacaatcaGAACAGAAAGCCCTTTTTTAAATtgcaacatcaaaagctcaaaatatttaatgaaggtaACACAGCAGTTATATCCTTACTTGGTTTACACGATTTATTCTGGCgaaatagctagctaaacatctaaATTATATGACAGTAGCgtataaatatgatataaattGTTTACAATACAATGGTTGAAAAAAACAGACAGaaattatagataaaaatgtcaatcacAAATAAGAACaaaacagcagtcaacattgtgttataatcttaatcacttcgACAGGAAACAAATGtgtcaacaaagaaaataacGGAATGTTAAAGTATAGGTTTTTTCTTAAATATCTAGTTCTGGAAGATGTTCTAAATAAACCAAATtagaaaagtttggattgataATGGAAAGAACGTCATCAATATACATATCTGAATGTAAAATTCGCTTTTTCAATTTATCCTCTTGTTTATGACTAGTATGGGAAACTCAAACTCCTATGAAAATAAACATAGGTCCGGACCAGACGAAATATGTGGCTGGTAGATACACTGGAGAAAATCTAGGACTCATTGCTAATATTATATTAAAGAATTATCCAGATCTTATATAACTAGTCGATTTTAAAAAGGCTTTTGATACACTAGAATGGCAATTTATTCTAAAATCGtcggtttgttttaatttttgtagcAAGTTCctgaaatgtatttttaacttCATACCCAAATATATCTAGGCTTGTCGTTAATCAAACTCCGAACAGTAATCGTTTTCGTTCCGGAACTATTTTCAGTAACTCCATTAGTGAAGAGTAGTTTGCGGACCTGTATACCGATCGGAgctggaactgccggggagtttggTCGTTAATAATTGATTTAGTTCTATTCCATACAAAGTTGAGAGGTGTGCTCCACAAGGTTGTCCTTTGTCTCCTTTTTGTACGCCGTTGAACTGCTGTCAATAAGTATTCGTAAGAACAATCagatatcttttataaaattCGGGGATACTGAAATAACAATTTCACGGTTGGCTGCGGATACCACTTGTATTAGATTCCTCTAACGATTCCTGAAAAGTTTTCAGGGttaaaagtcattttttttctaaaaacctAAGCAACATAGATTGGAAGAAATAAATCTAACACGGAAGGTTCCTGTACCAAGATCTTATGTTATTAAAATACAACGTGACATTAATAGTTTTTTATGGAATGGTAGTACTCCGAAAGTTAATTCGGAAGTTATTCAAAAGTGTTCTAGCGAGGGTGGACTGAAAGCCCCAAATTTTTAAGTACAGCTGTTATCTTTTTGTATTATGAAGGTAAACGGATAACTGTCAGAACATGACTCCAACTTAAAATATGtttccaaataaaaataaaattgagaatggaaatggggaatgtgtcaaagagacaacaacccgaccatataaaaaagaagatgtggtatgattgccaatgagacaactatccacaaaagaccaaaatgacacaaacattaacaattatatgtcaccgtacggccttcaacaatgagcaaagcccatactgcatataatcagctaaaaaaggccccaataagacaatgtaaaacaattcaagctagaaaactaacggccttgtttatgtaaaaaaaatgaacgaaaaacaaaaaatatgtaaaacatcaacgaacgacaaccactgaattgcaggctcctgaacATGCATGGAACAGACCCACAtgcagcagaaggtcaccaacagatcttcaatgtagcggaaacactctcgcacccggaggcgtccttctgctggccccttaacaaatatatatactagttcagtgataataaacgccatacttaactccaaattgtacacaagaaactaaaattaaacagAATACAATACTGACAAAGGTCAGACgctcctgacttatgacaggcGCAAAGAtgcgacagggttaaacatgtgtataagatctcaaccctctacCTCTAGCCAAAGCATTTTTCCCCCTTTTtgattttgaagatttatttatGAGCAGAGGCgaatttgagtttttaaatttaaaaacacctctatttttcatatatattgaaGTGTTAATTGCATGGAAATGTATAAAGGGTATTTTTATTCCCATTAAATGCATTTGATGTGAGCAAAGAATACATTTGGGTACATAAAAGGCATAAAGTTCATGAATGATATTGTAGATGATAAAGGCGATTGTTTTGTCTCATGACATTCTACCTATTAAGCTTATTTTACCACGTGGCTGGATAAAATACAACTTATCTCACCTAAGAGCAGCTCGTCTTTGAGCATGAGAATAGAAAAATGCCTATCAGCATTTGTTTGGCTAAAATTGTGTATTGACTTTTTATAGATCAGAGACATGTTTTCCCTGTTTAACATTAACGGTGGAAAGACAGTTTTAATACAGAAATTAGTGAcacaaaattgaagaaaaaaaataatttactggCTTTTACATGTACTAAAGAAAGCAAACTCCAAGCTTTCCAATCAAAAATATGCCACAGAATAGTCTCATATAATTATCtacttgaaaaatataaactttccttAACTTATAAACGTGTCAGtggtaaagaaatagaaactatagagcatatgttttaaatgtacagaaataaaacagTTTTGGAGATAATTTTCTAATTGGTGGTATTAGTTTTTGGAGTcagaatataaatttaataaagacagtgtcttttttgtttattgagttttgataaatatttagttttaaatttttatttttttacaggcAAATTCAAATTTAGACAGACTGTTGATATCTGTCCAAgcttttttgagttttttttacaAACGTCTGGAAATATTAAAATACTGATATCTTTCTACAGTCACTTGTCGACTGAAAAAGGGGTAAGGGGATTTATGGAAGTTATTTAATTaattcttaaatattattatatattttatgaactCTAAAGTCTTCTTGACATGTATCATATACAGTGGTGTATATCGTTGACTTGTAAAGTGTTTACTTGTTTATTCGCATCATTACAACAGTAAAGCAATATCATAAAAGTCTTGTCATTCACTTATGTAATAACTAATGTATGCATGTACTGTACAACAAaataatcaattaaaaacaaataagaaaataaaaattagacGAGGCGCTACGTTTTCATAGGAGTGTTGTCAATTTGTTAAAAAGTCTATTTCCAAAATGATGTTGCAgaaaaaacaatgcaaaaagacAATGATAACGTAAGTTGACTTATGTCTATCTATCAACTCCGTTTAGATAACTTTTACTTCCCCCTAAAGGAACTCCATTGaagaaaaatgcaaaataaaatatacagcAAACACAACATGCAAACATAACAAAGGTTTTATGCAATCGGAAGCTTACAATACTTGTCCAGTGCACAATGTTTAAATAATATTGTtaacaatgtaaacaaaatatattgtcaaCATTTTTTACATTATTAGAACTCGTATATACTGGTTACATCGTTGAAATCGTTACCATCGCGATGTTTACAATGTATTATCATTACCGTGTTGTTGTGCGCACGATAAGGTGTCAAcataattaattatatttgaaatattatgaaAGGTTTACATCGTTTACATTGACATATTAGAATTTCTTAACGatattttattgataacaataGATATCAAGTTATACATGTACGTACCTCGCCACGTCCACTCTGCgcagtatttgtatttgtatcgtTCTGAtgagttaatagttatcaaaggtaccaggattatataatttagtacgccggaCGCGCGTATCGTCTTCATAAgatttatcagtgacgctcataccaaaatatgtataaatccaaactagtacaaagttgacgaGCATGGAGGttctaaaattccaaaaggttgtgccaaagacggttaaggtaatctatgcctgggatgagaaagtcctaagtttttcgaaaaatcgtcgttttgtaaacaggaaatttataaaaataaccacgttgttgatattcatgtcaacaccgaagtgttgactactgggatggtaataccctcggggacaaaacgtccgccagcagtggcatcgacccagtggtgtaaattgttaccaaaggtaccaggattataacttagtacgcgcgtcatcagtgacgctcatattaaaatatttattaaagccaaacaagtacaacgttgaagagcCTTGAGtatctaaaattccaaaatgttgtgccaaatacagctaaggtaatctatgcctgagataagaaaatcattagttggTCGAACAATTcaacgttttgtaaacaggaaattataaaaatgaccacattattgatatgcatgatgtgttgactactgggcttgtggtacgaaatagttatcaaaagtaccaggatcaTTCTTATTTTTTGTAATTGGAAAATATCAAGTTCTTTTTTTAAGATAAAGATGAAAAGATGGAAAacctgtatttgaaagaattacaCAAACTATTAGAGATAATAATAATGTACTGATTAAATATACTTGGTGATGAATTTTAATAAATGTCAGGTATTGGTTAAATAATTAAGAGACAGGGATAGTAACTTATATATGTGTAGTTCTGATTTCAAACAGGATATACAATGTGACATTTACGGgtttatagatatagaaagacaaggtatgagtgccaatgaaacaggTAAAagtcacattttataaaagtataccattataCGTAATGGTACAGTCATCATCCCAGAGCCTTTAATGGGCGTTCTGAACTATGTCAGCAGGGAAGTATTGACATCATATGCAACAGAAACACGATGTTatcaacatcacgatgtatacgatgtgaacgatgtaaacacaaaggtaAAGACTTGTTACACAACTTAAATCTAATGTcaacgatgtgaacgatgtaaattTGATATGTCAACATCAGTATGTAAACGATGTAGACGATGTGAACAGAGAGGAATAGactctcgctacattgaagacctgtttgagaccttctgctgttgttttttttatttggtcggcttgttgtctctttgacacattccccatttctattctaaaTTTTATCTGTATACAACTAAACACAATGTGGAAACGgtattgtcaacatcacgatgtataaGATGTAAATGATTGTAACACATAAGTATAGACTTGGTACACACCATTCGTATTGTGATTACGATGTGCACAATGTCGACCCGAtgttgtcaacatcacgatgaATACGATAAGGACAATGTAAACACAATGTATAGACtcgatatataatataaaaactgtGTTGACTCGATATTGTTAACACTAAGATGtaaacgatgtcaacgatgtaaacaaaaaGGTACACACGAAACCatcgaaaaaaatatttcctcaAAATTGACAGTTGTAGGTACATATGTAATTattcctacatttcattgcagtaaaacttTTCttggtcataaacatatatctttgatatttcaaatactattacttttttatttgggatttcttgaggttacatggttactaaagcttgtataCAGTTACAAAAGAGGTGTACATTTGagttggttaacttccagtgatgtaTTTTTATACGCaatgaaatgtaatgtgaaaTTGTGTCAATAGCACTGGACTGGAAACAATTTACTTAtgtcataatttgttttatttgaaagaaaactaTATTCTGCATAGTTTGCAAAGTGTAAATTGATCAAAGACTAATACGGGATCAGCAATTGTGGTATTATACCTTCACACTCTCAGATCTAGAGTAAGTGGCTTATTTTTGGTGTGATGATAATATATACCGTGTTACGTCTGTTCTGCGTTTTTGTTGCTTGATTTTTTGCTTGTATCAATCTGATTAGTTATGTCTTTTTTAACTAGTTTCTATTGTTTGTCatatgttacaccactgttccagggCGACACCGAAACATGCTTTATCCCGCCAATTCTGTACAGGTATGTTACTGTCCCAGGACAGGAatctgtatatatttcaatgtttattttttgttactgtttatcataattgttttttcGGTCGTTGGTTTTGGCATAAGTTAtgctgtaaaagagggacgaaagataccaaaggcacagtcaaactcataaatctaaaaaaaaaactgacaacgccatgacaataTAAATTTTCTCGTTGGAACTGAGCACTTCTGAGTAATGTATAGGTTACCATGCGGTATATGTTTTGCTCTGTATTGAAAGCCGTAACGTGACCAATATAttttaacttctatgtcatttgttctctggcgAAACATTGTCTCAATCATCCCgatattcttgtttttatactgaatcttttatatacatattacatgtatgtataaataaATCAATATCTGGTCACGCAAATAACTCATCATTCGTTTGCAAAAGATACCGATGTTTCTATAAAAACCGCGTTGTTAGATAGCTGGATGTATTGTTCGGCCATTTCAAAACGGACTAGAAGGAAAGGTATGTTAAATCTGTAATAGTATCTTTAGTTTAAAGAGGCCAGAAATATCTACTTTCTAAATTAGATCTCAGAAACGATACCAAACCATACGGTGTAAAATGCAGAAATAGCACCGATTTACACAACAATCTTTAGTAAATCACAAGAAGGAATCAGGCGAAAATACATACGTATGTTGATTTTCCCATTCAAATTATTTACAAAAGTTAATAAttgatcaatattttttaaatgataatattaaaCAAGCAAATACTTGACTGTTCTGTCGTAACGGTTGTGTTTTGTCAGATATCTTTATTGTGTTAAAAcaggagattttttttattctaaaacaaaaGCAATAGTTCGTCAAACTTTCGTTTTCAAAAAGCCAATATTTCAAATCTCGAATTTCACCAAATACAcctatttattgtaaataaacatTACACTTTTGCTACTCTCAACTAAACAAATCATGATTTTCTATACAGAGAATGATGCAAGATTTTAAACCattctatatttatattatagGCAGAATCAATATGTATTTTGCTAATTTGACAATTGTGCTAGCAACTGTTATTCTGGTTGTGTACAGTCATGAATGTAAGTACTATGACCTCTCAGACTCAGATCAGTCGCTGGTAGATATGATGAAACATTACTTACATACGTTAAGAAAGGGCGAATGTTCAACGAAAAACAAAACACTCAATACAGGTTTGTATTGATTTAAATTGTAGAATTTCGGTCtattgcggagagttgtctcattggcaatcataccacaccatCTTTTGAAATGTATCTGTTTAATGCTATCAATTGAGTGGACGACaacttacaaatataaataatgaaatgaCAAGTTAACTATAtcgatttgtttttaaataaacatgCTTTGAGTTACAAAAATCGACGTGCATTATGTTTCAAACAATTGTGATGATAAAGAATGTATATGTCATGTACATATATGTGGAATTTATAACTATGGTGTCTATTTGACTGGTTGACAAATATGTAGTgccatgtgtattattgtttgtcagtttgtttttgatttgtgAGTGTTATGCCTGTGGTATATTTTGTCTCTCTTTTTTATAATCCTAATTTTAAATTTCGATAACTCCATTCAAACTGGCAAAATACCAAAAGAAATACTTTTACCGTTTCTTTTGTATTTATCTTTAGGAGTGACCTATATACGATGGGGAAGGAAAAGTTGTCCAAAAGGAGTTGATCTAGTATATACAGGTATCTTAAATAATAGTATAAGCTAACTTTGTCAAGTATAGCAACCCTGAACTTTTAAGTAAaattaaacaactttattttcttcattttccttACAGTAATTTTGTTAATGAATTATTATCAGTGGAACTATCGATTTGTTCGTTCGCTCATTCATGTACACGGATAGATAtactttttaacaaatttataaagaaaattaatacGACTAAATGTAAGTTTATATATATGAACACTTTTCATTGATTAGATCATCATATCGTTGATGGATAGTAATCTCATTTAAATGATACCATATCGTTGTTAATTAAAACTCTGTAGATTATGTGTAATAatgtttaaacacattttttcttgtTCAGGTCAAGTCGGTGGAACTTACTATTCATATAGAGGAGGTGGTGTTAACTATTTATGTCTCCCTAATGATCCAGAGAATGGACAACATCAATCATTCGACAATGACCAGATACATGGAGGTGAATACCAACTTACTTCAACAATGAAGCCATCAGGATGGTCAGAGAGTATGGACAATAAGGAGGTGCCTTGTTCTGTGTGttaccaaaaacaaaaatcaGCTGTTTTGATGATACCAGGTATATGAATTATTACGATGATCAAGATTCAAAATGTTTAGGActtatttaatatttgttaa includes:
- the LOC143066518 gene encoding short-chain collagen C4-like, which codes for MYFANLTIVLATVILVVYSHECKYYDLSDSDQSLVDMMKHYLHTLRKGECSTKNKTLNTGVTYIRWGRKSCPKGVDLVYTGQVGGTYYSYRGGGVNYLCLPNDPENGQHQSFDNDQIHGGEYQLTSTMKPSGWSESMDNKEVPCSVCYQKQKSAVLMIPGRKTCFKGWNSEYNGYLMSGHKGHYKRDYACVDKNAEPLDNKNGEESGALFYPLRTKCSNLRCPPYTNEADVLCVVCTK